attcttttccttaccatccctccccgtcaccttcttcttcttcctaatggcctcaatttccacctcgcttaatggagtccattatggtagcaaatttaactacccgactagcatatcccgctttcaaTGCCGCCgactttagagtcgagttcgaaaatgggtgttgaagttgctagcaacatgtcgaagacaatatctatgaaatacctttgcttttccatcatcccttctaggccgtttgcaatggcgtttttgataccgagatgtcggtcgaaattatgcaaatgccgtCGTCGGGTATCAGGTGGCCAATCGTTTCTCCGAGGCatcgtaaaaaccacctccaaccgGACCccgactcacaatccacaacaagaaaggcgagagggaataccttgttgttagcatcggttgccattgcgaccaacaactttccccgatatttaccatacagatgggtcccatcaatactgataaccggcttgcagtatttgaatcctgatatgcatggaccgaaagaccaaaacacataatgcaacaatacggtgtgatcttcatcggtgggtGTGACACGATAGCAAAACTGGGTTGTCGGGTCCTGATCAATAtacgccattagcaacttttgcagcctttggtaagattcttcccaatctccaaacataagcgcaatcgccttttgtttcgcatcccataccttgtagtaagaaggcttatggccattatatttcgcctctatcagagatctgagatgcttaatttgagtggtgtgatcctcaagtaacttgttatggatttctgctgcaataaaattacaactcatcattctaccatcatttcgcaccccagtcggtatacacgtgtgaggacccacatacacggtgaccatccatagattttggagctcgggcttcataactgcgtagacataccacttgcacgactcatgcacgcatttcgcacaaaaatttttcctcgtcgacctagtgatcttaaagtttttgttttccttgagggcacaaattgctaatacgcgcttcacctccactttactcgcaaaagtcaaccctttgcacaaattcatcccctctctccaagtagacacaaatggcatctcaatatgcgaaggatcaaccatattttcccaagtatttgcagagaatgacaacgcaggaggtgcgtaggcggggattgtgtttgtaatgttttggacactaataacattgtctgcatcaggttcaccgccgtccaatgtctcatcgtcatcaatgtccctctcaaagtccccaaagtcccgaaagtcccctctctcaatcatgtcttcatagtcatctttatcggcaaaatcttcaccgttaatggcaagattctcatcaacatagtcgtcatcatcatcatcatcatcatcatcgtcatcatcattgttaacgacagtagtctcatcaacatagtcgtcgtcgtcatcatcatcgtcatcatcattgttaacggcggtagtctcatcaacatagtcgtcgtcgtcatcatcatcatcatctccatcggcatgaacatcatcatcctctacatgtgtagaatactcatattgagcatccggaagcgcaacttgtaagcttctagttgtttgttggatatcctcttgccatcctgcacgcggctccaactgtatgtacaactcaatattacttacttcagctatactctccaacttgtcaaacatgatcttcacatgtttgtctttttctatcagcatatacttgtaattaatccggtgcttcatgatttcatttggcatacgataagtaatttgcatgttgtacgcatcaggattcttatccaactcttccatgacaagtatcttcaattcatcaagggttttcaacctacgatcaactTCGGCATAATAGGTTTTCATacccggcccctcaaatggcaatcccttgttggcattgggattcttaagcggaccaccatggtatatgattataagaatatcaggcattgtgaacctgttcaagtcaagtcctatgttagttaaatcacatagtcgtaaagtgagggaaaaaagtaatgcaatcttaccaatgaacatattcaagccaggttatagagtgcccattaatatctaaaggccaagacgtaaaccttctaatcctagtggatggagagacggaattatctattactccattgtgtggtgacctataatgcctaaaagggttctgaaagaactaggtgggtagaggagcatgattacatacccattcactacattcattcacaacccatttcataccccaaccaatgataaataaagtcaaaaaaaacttgaaagatcatgataaaaataaaagcctagaaatgatgaataaaattttgataattacatacccattcccattcattacattcattcactacccatttcatacccaaaccaatgataaataaagtcaaagaaatttgtaagatcatgataaaaataaaatgatgaataaaattttgataacaaaaactatacaaataaatactcaaaaaattaacactaacaaaacaaagttctataattcacaatattgataaattaactaagttatgttaactatctacaaaataaatggtaaaactctttaacccacacccatagacaacatacccaactacaatgacaatcaaattatgcaaacccttaccttagatatgaatttgctgagagggaagagcagtgagagtggagaatgtggttttgtgagacTGAGTGGTGTGagagtggtgtgagagagttatgggtgagtgagagttagtgagggtgagtgagtgagagagttagtgaggctgagagctctgttttaggttttctctgtgTGTTACTGAGGGTATGAGTTTCTGTGAGAGTTAATGCCACGGGCTGAGGTGTATATAATATGCCcagaggaaatcgagtctataagactcgagttactcataaaaactcgagtctctaagactcgagttccatgcgtatataaacttaattttaaacttaatttaaaataagatatagtaaaactcgagtttataaaactcgagttctaccgGAAGTAAaacgagttttaaaaactcgagatcCTGGTGGCATTTTGTCCACCTCAGCAAGCCCAAGCGCGCATAaagcgagtttttgaaactcgatttattatgtaaatctcgagtttcaaaaactcgagttgctATTTTCCTACATAGTTTCAAACTatgcctaacttactatattcatgCCATTCACATGCctaatctgcacattcccccGAAGATTGTGATTGTAAAATACGAACAGAAGCTATGATGTAATTGCACTTTGACAGTGATTGAATAAAAAGAAGACACATAAGAAGCttcaatcaataaaatgttAAGAGgaatcaattaaattcaaacacatggttacattgaatctaattatccatggaaaaaaaataactgTTTCTGATGCATTGATCAATATTGcgatgtgtttgaatttaaccGGGAAACCTAAGATATAACAACGCCTAAGGAATGGTACCTAAGTTTAACCTATCTGAAAACTGCAGCATAGATGAACAAACGACGAATACATGAAGCCACCAAAGCTGCGTTACCAATCGGAAGTGAGACGTGTACAGTCAAAACCCGGTCTTGAATCAAGCCAGAGCATctgtttgaattttaaataaatgtgCATACAAGCCATCCTTGAGAAGGAGCTCTGTGTTGTCACCCATCTGCAAAAACACAAGTCATCACAAACAGAATACTAATATGCATCTATGCTACTACAGGAAACTACCTTGAAAGGTTGCTCATGTAATGCCAATCTTTTGTATAGTGAACATCTTAATGAGATCCACATATGGTGGCCCCAAATTCATTTAAGCATGTCCTATTTAGTACTAGTGATAAAGCATAGGCATGAGGCAACCACATATTCCTAAATTCAGGAAAGCAGTAGCTATTTTAGGGAAACTTCTGTCAGCTCAAATCAATCTATACTAGATCAGAAAAGCTTCTGAATTCTACAAGATCTTCAGTAGACAAGAACAATTACGTTGTTTATTTTGAATACTGAGAAAGTAGTTCTAACCTCAACAACTCGACCACTGTCCAGTACTATGATTCTGTCAGCAGCTTTAATTGTAGAGAGCCTGTAAAAGGTTCGTCACTGTAATGCAAATTGTCTCAtaattaaaacttcaaaatgcAAAAacgagaggaaaaaaaaaaatcacctatgCGCTATGACAATGACAGTTCTTTTGGCTTTGACGTCATTTCCCATTGCACGAATAACTCCCTAAAAGATACCAATATCAGAAACAGTGAGCTAACATTTAAACTcagatgtttttgtttttgtttttttgtgaaCTGATTAGTaatattgaaacttgaaagaacTTGCCTTAACATAATGTTCACTTTCAGAATCTAGAGCACTGGTGGCTTCATCGAGGATCAGAATAGCAGGGTCTCTAAGAATGGCCCTAGCAATAGCGATTCGCTGCTTCTGTCCCCCGCTGAGTAAATTATCATCAACAACAGTTTCATAACCATCAGGTAGAGATGAGATGAACTCGTTAGCATAGGCCTGTTTCGCAGCCCATTCTATATCTTTCTGTTCAATGTGTCTAGAGCAACCATATCTAATATTTGACTTGATGTCCATATGAAAGAGATGAGGTTCCTGTCTGAAACGAAGATTTAGATTATAATTGAAAAGCCATCTTCACTCTTCAGTGCGTGGTTTAGTTTATGTGGTCTAACCTGTCCAACAAATCCAACTTTTTCTCTCAGCCACCTGATGTCTAACTCTCTCAGCGGGAAACCATCAATATAAATCTGCAATTAAGAGCACCTTTTTCACAAGATCCGTCAACCATAAAATACTAATACCTGTAAAAAATTTCTTCCTCGAAAGCAATACCCCAACATTAAAAGAAATTTGTAGCTAGATTTGGCAGTCCAAAGCTCATCTCCAAATTTCATATGCATAAAGGATTCTAACTTTAAGAAAATCTAATCACGTTCTAACATCTAGATACAAATACCCCCATCATACTGCATTCCTGTTTCCATTCCAAAAGGCAATCGAGAAGAGCAAGAATCAGGCATATTTTCAGGTGGTCCAAAaggttttcaaaattataaacatCAAGAGTTTCtgtcaaaattttgattgatatGCTTTCAAGTGACAAGTGAACAGTCATTTGGAATCAAACCAGACTCATTGTTTCAAGTCAATTCCTCATGGGTTGCCTTTAAAGTAAGAGAAATAAAAGTACTGTCATATTTGTAGTCCAAAAATGAACTATATTATTTGCTACATTCTGAGTTCATAATATActggttttatttttaaggttGGCATATTGCAATGTGCTAATTGGGGTTTAGGAGTGCAAAACCCAGAAATATACATGTCCAGGCCTAATTTACGTGCAGCAATCATTGATAAGGAGAAGTTGTTTACAGGGTGTAGTATGTTCTATtgtcccaagaaaaaaaaaattcttgataaCACAATGAATCATTTAGTAATAGATCAAAAACCTTTAGttcatttaatataattattgattttatttgaagatgctactgataaaaaaaattttatttcaagatGCTAACATGAGATGCAAGGTAATTGTAACTTACCTGACCACTACTTGGCTCATAGAGACGAAGCAAAAGATTGACTAATGTGCTTTTTCCACTGCCACTTATACCAACCTTGGAAAAGTTTAAATGTACATAAACTTCTTAAATCCTTGCACCAGCATTATAATGAGGAGCGGTATTAAATAAGGAGATAAAATTCTTACAATTGCAACCACTTCATTTGCTTTCACAGAGAAGTTTACATGTTCTAGAATGGGCACCTGTTGAATGTCACTAAGCAGTGAGTACTTTATGGACTACAAAGAACTATTGGTCGTTTACTTTTCTCCATACAAATTTATGTAAGCAGGTAACATAAGAAAACATCTGGGACACAAAAAGGAAGATAAATCAAAGTCAATTCAACCTAAAAAAGACGTACCGTTAACCTTGAAGGATAGTGAAAAGTTACATTCACAAACTGAATATGTCCCATTACCTTCTGCAACTTCACACCTGTAGACAGTGGGGCATCCCATTACAAATAAgtatatttaaacaaaatattttctatttatttatttatttttatgggcAAGTTACACTTGCACCCATTATGATGCTTGACccattgtaattaattttctgTCTTATCTTTTTTCTTGCTTGTAATATTTGACTTCTTTGTACTCTTTTTGCATaaaagtagttttattttttaatatagacttatcttacttatcaaaaaaaatgatacttgaacccatgacctcactcTCGATCCCATTATTatgggaggaggaggaggagtcaTTTTGAATAGCTCATTGgcatatttaaacaaaaactttTAACAGAAGGCATAAAATATTGGAGGAATACAGAAAAATACAGATTTCTTAGTTGAGTTCTCATAGGTGAAAACAAATACTAAATTGTACCAAAAGCAAAACATCATGGTAGaactagaaatttaaaaaaaaaaaaattataagctACACGTGCATCCAGTGGGTCGTGAACCCTTGACCTCACCATCCATCCTATtattagagaagaagaaagtgcTAGTTGAACTACAACTCATTCGCATGTTagaactataattttttattttgataagtgcATGTTAGAACTAGAAATGTTGAAACTGAAATTCACAAAATTTGGCATATGCTAAACTAAAGTAAATCAGGAGTCACTATCCTGTTCAATATTTCTTCACAAGAGTCGAGCATCACCTAAAAGCAAAGACTggttcaattataaaaaataatgtgaaaatgCAATACTTGTCAAAGCAATTTCAAGAAGTCTCCTTAATTTGCACCATAGTGATAACAGTATTTAATGTACAACAAGTTTATAAGCCTTGGTTTCTGCAGCATGTCAAACAAGGAACCTAAACAACATATATCATGATTAAggatcattaatttttaaaaaattacaattcaacCATAGACAGAGTGCTCACCTTTTGATAAGAATTGGTCACTAGGCAAGAGATCTATTAACTGGAAGACCTTTTCACTTGCTCCAACGGACTGTAGTAATGATGATAAATTATCTGTGACCCTCCAAGTCGCATAAATTAACCACTCACAGTATAATACATACTTAGTAAGTTGTTCAGGCGACACATGACCACTCAAAATTGACATTCCTCCTAACAGTAGCGCAATAACCTGTAAAATGTGGTATGAAAAACATTGTGGAAGTCAAGCTACAAAAACTTCATTTGGATGACAACTTCTACAATACATCCAGGAGCATTTGGTTTGAGTCAGTGGTGTTCATTTTAGATGGTAACTATTGAAGATCCTTTTGTGCATACTTTAGTagtactctctctcttctattacTGAAAGGTTATTactcattaaaaattatttgaaacagaaataagtttcaaatatttttgtaatgTATCAACAACAAATTCATGAAAGCACTCTCAAAAGATATGCATTTGTCGATCATGATGCCCTAGAtcatgtacaaaaatttaacaTGTATCAGTATCTAGTTCAGTTCTAGGAGTATATGACTTACAAATGTGTCGTGTGGTAAAGTAAGCATTTGGAATATGTATGATACTTGTGGTCGTGTTTGCAGTATGAGACCTTTAAAATTATAGATCCTAAGAATGGTATATCCACAATCAAATGCTTTGGAAGACATCTCCTTGCACATAAGATGCTAAAGGACATGGCATTACGGGTTCCAACAACTAGGGATGtgcattaaaaacaaaaattagctTGTACCTTGTGAACAATTTAATATGTAAGGTGATTGATTAGTATTtattccccctccccccccccccccccccaacccccaacacccccaacaaaaaaaagaaaaagaaaaaagtttaccTCTAAACTGGTTTGCAAGAAAATTTCTCCAAGTCACCAACCATTATGTGGCAATTGATAAACTCATTCATGTGTACTTTTAGTCACAGGACCTatttaatgagtcatgtgacttgtttaaataatacaagtGGATAGTTTTATAAGTCACCACGTAATTAGTTGGAGGAAAACTTtgtaaccccccccccctccaaaagaaaaaaggctcAGCATGAGGCTTGGGAAACACCCCACTGATACTctaataaaagaaacatgcattGTAG
This genomic stretch from Castanea sativa cultivar Marrone di Chiusa Pesio chromosome 1, ASM4071231v1 harbors:
- the LOC142631370 gene encoding ABC transporter B family member 26, chloroplastic-like isoform X2 — protein: MAISYSNLPSLTFPSPIPKNQFPFPIKYLSTKPPKRRRFEIRFSTSKSNEFRVREPVETRVGLVLPGGSWWSLGEDDDGNVESSTKSAPAKPITAVFALRRMWELISGDGRWAIFVGFGALVIAALSEISIPSVLTASIFSAQNGETVVFCRNSQFLLILCVTSGICSGLRSCCFAIANMILVMRLRETLYSSILFQDISFFDREAVGDLTSRLGADCQKLSHVIGNDVHLILRNALQVAQETLSLMRTVRIYGTERKELGRYKQWLDKLAFVNIRESVAYGLWNMSFNTLYRSTQVIALLLGGMSILSGHVSPEQLTKYVLYCEWLIYATWRVTDNLSSLLQSVGASEKVFQLIDLLPSDQFLSKGVKLQKVMGHIQFVNVTFHYPSRLTVPILEHVNFSVKANEVVAIVGISGSGKSTLVNLLLRLYEPSSGQIYIDGFPLRELDIRWLREKVGFVGQEPHLFHMDIKSNIRYGCSRHIEQKDIEWAAKQAYANEFISSLPDGYETVVDDNLLSGGQKQRIAIARAILRDPAILILDEATSALDSESEHYVKGVIRAMGNDVKAKRTVIVIAHRLSTIKAADRIIVLDSGRVVEMGDNTELLLKDGLYAHLFKIQTDALA
- the LOC142631370 gene encoding ABC transporter B family member 26, chloroplastic-like isoform X3, which encodes MAISYSNLPSLTFPSPIPKNQFPFPIKYLSTKPPKRRRFEIRFSTSKSNEFRVREPVETRVGLVLPGGSWWSLGEDDDGNVESSTKSAPAKPITAVFALRRMWELISGDGRWAIFVGFGALVIAALSEISIPSVLTASIFSAQNGETVVFCRNSQFLLILCVTSGICSGLRSCCFAIANMILVMRLRETLYSSILFQVAQETLSLMRTVRIYGTERKELGRYKQWLDKLAFVNIRESVAYGLWNMSFNTLYRSTQVIALLLGGMSILSGHVSPEQLTKYVLYCEWLIYATWRVTDNLSSLLQSVGASEKVFQLIDLLPSDQFLSKGVKLQKVMGHIQFVNVTFHYPSRLTVPILEHVNFSVKANEVVAIVGISGSGKSTLVNLLLRLYEPSSGQIYIDGFPLRELDIRWLREKVGFVGQEPHLFHMDIKSNIRYGCSRHIEQKDIEWAAKQAYANEFISSLPDGYETVVDDNLLSGGQKQRIAIARAILRDPAILILDEATSALDSESEHYVKGVIRAMGNDVKAKRTVIVIAHRLSTIKAADRIIVLDSGRVVEMGDNTELLLKDGLYAHLFKIQTDALA
- the LOC142631370 gene encoding ABC transporter B family member 26, chloroplastic-like isoform X4: MILVMRLRETLYSSILFQDISFFDREAVGDLTSRLGADCQKLSHVIGNDVHLILRNALQGTGALINLMTLSWPLALSALVICFILSMIFLFYGQYQKRAAKLFQEYTAGANEVAQETLSLMRTVRIYGTERKELGRYKQWLDKLAFVNIRESVAYGLWNMSFNTLYRSTQVIALLLGGMSILSGHVSPEQLTKYVLYCEWLIYATWRVTDNLSSLLQSVGASEKVFQLIDLLPSDQFLSKGVKLQKVMGHIQFVNVTFHYPSRLTVPILEHVNFSVKANEVVAIVGISGSGKSTLVNLLLRLYEPSSGQIYIDGFPLRELDIRWLREKVGFVGQEPHLFHMDIKSNIRYGCSRHIEQKDIEWAAKQAYANEFISSLPDGYETVVDDNLLSGGQKQRIAIARAILRDPAILILDEATSALDSESEHYVKGVIRAMGNDVKAKRTVIVIAHRLSTIKAADRIIVLDSGRVVEMGDNTELLLKDGLYAHLFKIQTDALA